One Drosophila willistoni isolate 14030-0811.24 chromosome 2R unlocalized genomic scaffold, UCI_dwil_1.1 Seg167, whole genome shotgun sequence DNA segment encodes these proteins:
- the LOC6641820 gene encoding trafficking kinesin-binding protein milt isoform X2, which produces MTHVNNAATGKSTEEIARGAEELEMAPQLSAQSAAGSSSSRNSAATHRFLANKEEEEDDEVERNGGEWQTKANFVDAVGIVVASSLEDFAFAACHSEATNNTNNHSGNDMLQLHDEFCIIDNELEYEDEMEMETTPSTTTTTTMASPIFGLQNEQLLMEVLCGNRVSQMTRAYDDIEAVTRLLEEKEKDLELTVQIGQDLLKQNNALELRVSHLEAELKESNDDRSQLVHELHKKNELISVLTDDADDGTDADTPTMSKSVTLDLLQKKVNSLLDENKTLKHEATQLAHQTDEVEEHERKLMADIGAQLNDANSQYDNLSLDLERQMEENRLQHEQIVNLTARLREAEMRLHQLTEDNEGHLSMLHITKETQNALALELVEFKQRYEEVLALLHSAQDQLKQQRKRSQPQVRSSFMGGLGTSMAGPGMGGAMMQLQPDSLQCELMQSSMYSENSLDSGISGDSQRSADRIGRMMMQLQGGGAMGGTTSSIYAGSGIVPPYKRVFDTVRCASKSGNYMDSGNVSMTQLGAMSMSSSSGPRMASMAYPAGSYYRGSSGGGGGSLGVKTLSNESLNSQSDDGYPAQPSGVPGAPGAKELEAALKRLTPAEVLARRAMLSYAPAGTYNYDEPLAQGGAGAGAPPMGVRTPDSIMSTGSSGMSAGSSLNHMSASMTSSQQQQQHHSWRLPEKLQIVKPMEGSQTLHHWSRLATPTLSGLLDERPGVTIRGGRGLDELGMQFYTLSDVEEDINEDLLPCKQFEAPGGCTTYTYTTSMVMHPDDGFVNDLSFLSQSQMSSRMASTSTSRQPSAPATPRAGLSRKNSCSTFSVNLGLAGMLNERGIKAVTPSALNTPAGPNYSPTVTPCNSPEGSPPRGQSPEPLFGLLSSGADLIRRKLVGSDHHHHQQQQHHQARSSLSKQQQQKVMLSHLERRALRSLNLIEKVESIGLENIISAQRGGRGMGIANRSSSPLSQCGSASGSSITSGGGSSLQSLHTSSKSIVDDIHFDRAQIKGVLHRGLKSPTPASASQPPAATTASSSTSAYNSDDSDDQGLMMKPTAKSTPTTTTSTTTKNPAQNGSQVGGGATSSASETRVKQMQRQKSRRHLKNGMANQRPDLGTIAGGGAAGGSGGGRVRPDLGKVSTDHPTDRREGSTTKSSSASSDPSAESMAAPQSITQSFVGSVSSLLFGRKGGWL; this is translated from the exons atgaCGCACGTAAACAATGCAGCGACGGGAAAGAGCACAGAGGAAATTGCAAGGGGGGCAGAGGAGTTGGAGATGGCGCCGCAACTGTCTGCTCAATCTGCTgccggcagcagcagcagcagaaactCTGCTGCGACTCATCGATTTTTAGCcaacaaagaagaagaagaagacgatgAAGTGGAGAGAAATGGTGGGGAATGGCAAACGAAGGCAAATTTTGTGGATGCTGTTGGCATTGTTGTTGCCTCCTCTTTAGAAGATTTTGCCTTTGCTGCTTGCCACTCAGAAGCCACAAATAACACAAACAATCACAGTGGGAACGATATGTTGCAATTGCATGATGAATTTTGCATCATAGACAATGAACTTGAATACGAAGATGAGATGGAAATGGAGACAAcaccatcaacaacaacaacaacaacaatggccaGTCCCATTTTTGGCCTGCAGAATGAGCAATTGTTAATGGAAG TTCTATGCGGTAACCGTGTTAGCCAGATGACTCGGGCATACGATGATATTGAAGCCGTTACGCGTTTATtggaagagaaagagaaagattTGGAGCTAACCGTACAGATTGGTCAGGATCTATTAAAACAGAATAATGCACTGGAGCTGCGTGTTAGTCATCTGGAAGCAGAGCTTAAGGAATCCAACGATGATCGATCCCAATTGGTGCATGAGTTGCATAAAAAGAATGAACTTATTTCGGTGCTAACAGATGATGCGGATGATGGAACAGATGCGG ACACTCCCACCATGTCCAAATCGGTAACATTGGATCTGCTGCAAAAGAAGGTGAATTCATTATTGGATGAGAATAAAACCCTTAAGCATGAGGCCACACAATTGGCCCATCAAACGGACGAGGTGGAGGAGCATGAACGTAAATTGATGGCCGATATTGGGGCCCAATTGAATGACGCCAATTCGCAGTATGATAATTTAAGTTTAGATTTAGAGCGGCAAATGGAGGAGAATCGTTTGCAGCATGAGCAAATTGTTAATCTAACGGCCCGTCTGCGGGAGGCTGAGATGCGTTTGCATCAATTAACGGAGGACAATGAAGGGCATTTGTCCATGCTGCACATCACCAAGGAGACACAAAATGCATTGGCATTGGAATTGGTGGAGTTTAAGCAACGCTATGAAGAAGTCTTGGCCCTGCTTCACTCAGCTCAAGATCAATTGAAGCAACAGCGAAAGCGTAGTCAACCACAAGTTAGAAGTTCATTCATGGGAGGATTGGGTACAAGTATGGCTGGCCCTGGCATGGGCGGTGCTATGATGCAGCTGCAGCCTGATTCCCTGCAATGTGAATTGATGCAATCGTCAATGTACTCGGAGAATAGTCTGGATTCGGGCATCAGTGGTGATAGCCAACGATCGGCAGATCGTATAGGACGCATGATGATGCAGTTGCAAGGCGGTGGAGCAATGGGTGGCACCACCAGTAGTATTTATGCTGGCTCTGGCATTGTTCCTCCCTATAAACGTGTCTTTGATACGGTGCGTTGTGCCAGCAAGAGTGGCAACTATATGGATAGTGGCAATGTGTCCATGACGCAATTGGGTGCCATGTCAATGAGTAGTTCATCGGGACCACGCATGGCATCAATGGCATATCCGGCTGGCTCTTATTATCGCGGCAGTAGTGGAGGCGGTGGCGGCAGTCTTGGTGTGAAAACTCTATCCAATGAGAGTTTGAATTCACAATCCGATGATGGTTATCCAGCACAACCGTCGGGTGTACCCGGTGCTCCAGGAGCCAAAGAATTGGAAGCAGCTCTAAAGCGTCTAACGCCTGCTGAAGTTTTGGCACGTCGAGCTATGCTCTCCTATGCTCCGGCTGGCACTTATAACTATGATGAGCCCCTGGCTCAAGgtggagcaggagcaggagctcCTCCAATGGGTGTGCGTACACCTGATAGCATTATGTCTACTGGTTCCTCTGGCATGTCTGCTGGATCTTCACTAAATCACATGTCCGCCTCAATGACTTCAtcgcaacagcagcagcaacatcattcGTGGCGTCTTCCagaaaaattgcaaattgtcAAACCCATGGAAGGCTCCCAGACCCTGCATCATTGGTCCCGTTTGGCAACACCCACACTAAGTGGCCTTTTAGATGAACGTCCCGGTGTCACCATACGCGGTGGACGCGGTCTCGATGAACTGGGCATGCAATTCTATACGCTCTCCGATGTCGAGGAGGATATCAATGAGGATCTGTTGCCATGCAAACAGTTTGAGGCCCCAGGCGGTTGCACCACATATACCTATACCACCAGCATGGTAATGCATCCCGATGATGGTTTTGTCAATGATCTGTCATTCTTGTCCCAATCACAAATGTCCTCGCGCATGGCTTCCACATCGACATCAAGACAACCAAG TGCTCCAGCTACGCCTCGTGCGGGACTGTCACGCAAGAATTCCTGCTCTACATTCTCGGTCAATTTGGGCTTGGCTGGTATGCTAAATGAGCGTGGCATCAAGGCAGTTACACCCAGTGCCCTGAATACGCCCGCTGGACCCAATTATTCGCCCACTGTTACGCCCTGCAATAGTCCCGAAGGTTCTCCACCGCGTGGACAATCACCAGAACCTCTATTTGGTTTGCTCTCATCGGGGGCCGATCTTATACGACGCAAACTGGTGGGCagtgatcatcatcatcatcagcagcagcagcaccatcaGGCGCGAAGCAGCCTAagcaagcaacaacaacaaaaggtgATGCTCTCCCATTTAGAGAGACGAGCATTGAGATCATTGAATCTTATCGAGAAAGTAGAGAGCATTGGACTGGAGAACATAATCAGCGCACAGCGTGGTGGCCGTGGCATGGGCATAGCGAATCGCAGTAGTTCCCCATTGAGCCAATGTGGCAGTGCTAGTGGAAGCAGCATAACCAGTGGCGGTGGCAGTAGCCTCCAAAGTTTGCATACGAGCAGTAAAAGCATTGTGGATGATATACACTTTGATCGTGCACAAATTAAAGGTGTCTTGCATCGTGGTCTAAAGTCACCCACTCCTGCATCAGCTAGCCAACCACCAGCAGCCACAACGGCAAGCAGCAGCACTAGCGCCTACAATAGTGATGATAGTGATGATCAGGGTTTAATGATGAAGCCAACCGCCAAATcgacaccaacaacaacaacatcaacaacaacgaaaaaccCCGCACAAAATGGTAGTCAAGTGGGAGGAGGAGCAACGTCATCGGCCAGTGAGACACGAGTAAAGCAAATGCAGAGACAAAAATCCCGCAGACATTTGAAAAATGGCATGGCTAATCAGAGACCCGATTTGGGTACCATAGCtggaggaggagcagcaggAGGTAGTGGTGGAGGTCGTGTACGACCTGATTTGGGCAAGGTATCAACAGATCACCCAACCGATCGTCGTGAGGGGTCTACTACaaaatcatcatcagcatcatcagaTCCATCAGCAGAGTCAATGGCGGCACCGCAAAGCATTACACAATCATTTGTAGGTTCAGTTAGTTCCTTGTTGTTTGGTCGCAAGGGGGGTTGGTTGTAA
- the LOC6641820 gene encoding trafficking kinesin-binding protein milt isoform X4 encodes MTRAYDDIEAVTRLLEEKEKDLELTVQIGQDLLKQNNALELRVSHLEAELKESNDDRSQLVHELHKKNELISVLTDDADDGTDADTPTMSKSVTLDLLQKKVNSLLDENKTLKHEATQLAHQTDEVEEHERKLMADIGAQLNDANSQYDNLSLDLERQMEENRLQHEQIVNLTARLREAEMRLHQLTEDNEGHLSMLHITKETQNALALELVEFKQRYEEVLALLHSAQDQLKQQRKRSQPQVRSSFMGGLGTSMAGPGMGGAMMQLQPDSLQCELMQSSMYSENSLDSGISGDSQRSADRIGRMMMQLQGGGAMGGTTSSIYAGSGIVPPYKRVFDTVRCASKSGNYMDSGNVSMTQLGAMSMSSSSGPRMASMAYPAGSYYRGSSGGGGGSLGVKTLSNESLNSQSDDGYPAQPSGVPGAPGAKELEAALKRLTPAEVLARRAMLSYAPAGTYNYDEPLAQGGAGAGAPPMGVRTPDSIMSTGSSGMSAGSSLNHMSASMTSSQQQQQHHSWRLPEKLQIVKPMEGSQTLHHWSRLATPTLSGLLDERPGVTIRGGRGLDELGMQFYTLSDVEEDINEDLLPCKQFEAPGGCTTYTYTTSMVMHPDDGFVNDLSFLSQSQMSSRMASTSTSRQPSAPATPRAGLSRKNSCSTFSVNLGLAGMLNERGIKAVTPSALNTPAGPNYSPTVTPCNSPEGSPPRGQSPEPLFGLLSSGADLIRRKLVGSDHHHHQQQQHHQARSSLSKQQQQKVMLSHLERRALRSLNLIEKVESIGLENIISAQRGGRGMGIANRSSSPLSQCGSASGSSITSGGGSSLQSLHTSSKSIVDDIHFDRAQIKGVLHRGLKSPTPASASQPPAATTASSSTSAYNSDDSDDQGLMMKPTAKSTPTTTTSTTTKNPAQNGSQVGGGATSSASETRVKQMQRQKSRRHLKNGMANQRPDLGTIAGGGAAGGSGGGRVRPDLGKVSTDHPTDRREGSTTKSSSASSDPSAESMAAPQSITQSFVGSVSSLLFGRKGGWL; translated from the exons ATGACTCGGGCATACGATGATATTGAAGCCGTTACGCGTTTATtggaagagaaagagaaagattTGGAGCTAACCGTACAGATTGGTCAGGATCTATTAAAACAGAATAATGCACTGGAGCTGCGTGTTAGTCATCTGGAAGCAGAGCTTAAGGAATCCAACGATGATCGATCCCAATTGGTGCATGAGTTGCATAAAAAGAATGAACTTATTTCGGTGCTAACAGATGATGCGGATGATGGAACAGATGCGG ACACTCCCACCATGTCCAAATCGGTAACATTGGATCTGCTGCAAAAGAAGGTGAATTCATTATTGGATGAGAATAAAACCCTTAAGCATGAGGCCACACAATTGGCCCATCAAACGGACGAGGTGGAGGAGCATGAACGTAAATTGATGGCCGATATTGGGGCCCAATTGAATGACGCCAATTCGCAGTATGATAATTTAAGTTTAGATTTAGAGCGGCAAATGGAGGAGAATCGTTTGCAGCATGAGCAAATTGTTAATCTAACGGCCCGTCTGCGGGAGGCTGAGATGCGTTTGCATCAATTAACGGAGGACAATGAAGGGCATTTGTCCATGCTGCACATCACCAAGGAGACACAAAATGCATTGGCATTGGAATTGGTGGAGTTTAAGCAACGCTATGAAGAAGTCTTGGCCCTGCTTCACTCAGCTCAAGATCAATTGAAGCAACAGCGAAAGCGTAGTCAACCACAAGTTAGAAGTTCATTCATGGGAGGATTGGGTACAAGTATGGCTGGCCCTGGCATGGGCGGTGCTATGATGCAGCTGCAGCCTGATTCCCTGCAATGTGAATTGATGCAATCGTCAATGTACTCGGAGAATAGTCTGGATTCGGGCATCAGTGGTGATAGCCAACGATCGGCAGATCGTATAGGACGCATGATGATGCAGTTGCAAGGCGGTGGAGCAATGGGTGGCACCACCAGTAGTATTTATGCTGGCTCTGGCATTGTTCCTCCCTATAAACGTGTCTTTGATACGGTGCGTTGTGCCAGCAAGAGTGGCAACTATATGGATAGTGGCAATGTGTCCATGACGCAATTGGGTGCCATGTCAATGAGTAGTTCATCGGGACCACGCATGGCATCAATGGCATATCCGGCTGGCTCTTATTATCGCGGCAGTAGTGGAGGCGGTGGCGGCAGTCTTGGTGTGAAAACTCTATCCAATGAGAGTTTGAATTCACAATCCGATGATGGTTATCCAGCACAACCGTCGGGTGTACCCGGTGCTCCAGGAGCCAAAGAATTGGAAGCAGCTCTAAAGCGTCTAACGCCTGCTGAAGTTTTGGCACGTCGAGCTATGCTCTCCTATGCTCCGGCTGGCACTTATAACTATGATGAGCCCCTGGCTCAAGgtggagcaggagcaggagctcCTCCAATGGGTGTGCGTACACCTGATAGCATTATGTCTACTGGTTCCTCTGGCATGTCTGCTGGATCTTCACTAAATCACATGTCCGCCTCAATGACTTCAtcgcaacagcagcagcaacatcattcGTGGCGTCTTCCagaaaaattgcaaattgtcAAACCCATGGAAGGCTCCCAGACCCTGCATCATTGGTCCCGTTTGGCAACACCCACACTAAGTGGCCTTTTAGATGAACGTCCCGGTGTCACCATACGCGGTGGACGCGGTCTCGATGAACTGGGCATGCAATTCTATACGCTCTCCGATGTCGAGGAGGATATCAATGAGGATCTGTTGCCATGCAAACAGTTTGAGGCCCCAGGCGGTTGCACCACATATACCTATACCACCAGCATGGTAATGCATCCCGATGATGGTTTTGTCAATGATCTGTCATTCTTGTCCCAATCACAAATGTCCTCGCGCATGGCTTCCACATCGACATCAAGACAACCAAG TGCTCCAGCTACGCCTCGTGCGGGACTGTCACGCAAGAATTCCTGCTCTACATTCTCGGTCAATTTGGGCTTGGCTGGTATGCTAAATGAGCGTGGCATCAAGGCAGTTACACCCAGTGCCCTGAATACGCCCGCTGGACCCAATTATTCGCCCACTGTTACGCCCTGCAATAGTCCCGAAGGTTCTCCACCGCGTGGACAATCACCAGAACCTCTATTTGGTTTGCTCTCATCGGGGGCCGATCTTATACGACGCAAACTGGTGGGCagtgatcatcatcatcatcagcagcagcagcaccatcaGGCGCGAAGCAGCCTAagcaagcaacaacaacaaaaggtgATGCTCTCCCATTTAGAGAGACGAGCATTGAGATCATTGAATCTTATCGAGAAAGTAGAGAGCATTGGACTGGAGAACATAATCAGCGCACAGCGTGGTGGCCGTGGCATGGGCATAGCGAATCGCAGTAGTTCCCCATTGAGCCAATGTGGCAGTGCTAGTGGAAGCAGCATAACCAGTGGCGGTGGCAGTAGCCTCCAAAGTTTGCATACGAGCAGTAAAAGCATTGTGGATGATATACACTTTGATCGTGCACAAATTAAAGGTGTCTTGCATCGTGGTCTAAAGTCACCCACTCCTGCATCAGCTAGCCAACCACCAGCAGCCACAACGGCAAGCAGCAGCACTAGCGCCTACAATAGTGATGATAGTGATGATCAGGGTTTAATGATGAAGCCAACCGCCAAATcgacaccaacaacaacaacatcaacaacaacgaaaaaccCCGCACAAAATGGTAGTCAAGTGGGAGGAGGAGCAACGTCATCGGCCAGTGAGACACGAGTAAAGCAAATGCAGAGACAAAAATCCCGCAGACATTTGAAAAATGGCATGGCTAATCAGAGACCCGATTTGGGTACCATAGCtggaggaggagcagcaggAGGTAGTGGTGGAGGTCGTGTACGACCTGATTTGGGCAAGGTATCAACAGATCACCCAACCGATCGTCGTGAGGGGTCTACTACaaaatcatcatcagcatcatcagaTCCATCAGCAGAGTCAATGGCGGCACCGCAAAGCATTACACAATCATTTGTAGGTTCAGTTAGTTCCTTGTTGTTTGGTCGCAAGGGGGGTTGGTTGTAA
- the LOC6641820 gene encoding trafficking kinesin-binding protein milt isoform X1, whose amino-acid sequence MSAIVNGLVPPPTRLELELEAVDRMRCIVKQMKTTPKSTDPPLIISAPLLSLLHDFASLGEQKNKLQSSSIPSTPASTPIGGLNGEMMEQEQNAPPNFELPAELLQATNSWDLMYYASKNVDGKNCLKVVRSLLSNTVLCGNRVSQMTRAYDDIEAVTRLLEEKEKDLELTVQIGQDLLKQNNALELRVSHLEAELKESNDDRSQLVHELHKKNELISVLTDDADDGTDADTPTMSKSVTLDLLQKKVNSLLDENKTLKHEATQLAHQTDEVEEHERKLMADIGAQLNDANSQYDNLSLDLERQMEENRLQHEQIVNLTARLREAEMRLHQLTEDNEGHLSMLHITKETQNALALELVEFKQRYEEVLALLHSAQDQLKQQRKRSQPQVRSSFMGGLGTSMAGPGMGGAMMQLQPDSLQCELMQSSMYSENSLDSGISGDSQRSADRIGRMMMQLQGGGAMGGTTSSIYAGSGIVPPYKRVFDTVRCASKSGNYMDSGNVSMTQLGAMSMSSSSGPRMASMAYPAGSYYRGSSGGGGGSLGVKTLSNESLNSQSDDGYPAQPSGVPGAPGAKELEAALKRLTPAEVLARRAMLSYAPAGTYNYDEPLAQGGAGAGAPPMGVRTPDSIMSTGSSGMSAGSSLNHMSASMTSSQQQQQHHSWRLPEKLQIVKPMEGSQTLHHWSRLATPTLSGLLDERPGVTIRGGRGLDELGMQFYTLSDVEEDINEDLLPCKQFEAPGGCTTYTYTTSMVMHPDDGFVNDLSFLSQSQMSSRMASTSTSRQPSAPATPRAGLSRKNSCSTFSVNLGLAGMLNERGIKAVTPSALNTPAGPNYSPTVTPCNSPEGSPPRGQSPEPLFGLLSSGADLIRRKLVGSDHHHHQQQQHHQARSSLSKQQQQKVMLSHLERRALRSLNLIEKVESIGLENIISAQRGGRGMGIANRSSSPLSQCGSASGSSITSGGGSSLQSLHTSSKSIVDDIHFDRAQIKGVLHRGLKSPTPASASQPPAATTASSSTSAYNSDDSDDQGLMMKPTAKSTPTTTTSTTTKNPAQNGSQVGGGATSSASETRVKQMQRQKSRRHLKNGMANQRPDLGTIAGGGAAGGSGGGRVRPDLGKVSTDHPTDRREGSTTKSSSASSDPSAESMAAPQSITQSFVGSVSSLLFGRKGGWL is encoded by the exons ATGTCGGCCATTGTAAATGGTCTGGTACCGCCACCCACACGTCTGGAACTGGAACTAGAGGCTGTCGATCGAATGCGTTGCATTGTCAAGCAAATGAAAACGACACCAAAATCCACAGATCCACCACTTATAATATCGGCTCCATTGCTATCTCTGCTCCATGATTTCGCCTCGTTGGGGGAACAAAAGAATAAATTGCAAAGCAGTAGTATTCCCTCTACACCGGCCTCAACTCCCATTGGTGGACTGAATGGTGAAATGATGGAGCAGGAGCAGAATGCTCCACCTAATTTTGAGTTACCTGCTGAATTGCTGCAAGCAACAAACTCTTGGGACCTCATGTATTATGCATCCAAGAATGTTGATGGCAAAAATTGTCTAAAAGTTGTACGCAGTCTTCTGAGTAACACAG TTCTATGCGGTAACCGTGTTAGCCAGATGACTCGGGCATACGATGATATTGAAGCCGTTACGCGTTTATtggaagagaaagagaaagattTGGAGCTAACCGTACAGATTGGTCAGGATCTATTAAAACAGAATAATGCACTGGAGCTGCGTGTTAGTCATCTGGAAGCAGAGCTTAAGGAATCCAACGATGATCGATCCCAATTGGTGCATGAGTTGCATAAAAAGAATGAACTTATTTCGGTGCTAACAGATGATGCGGATGATGGAACAGATGCGG ACACTCCCACCATGTCCAAATCGGTAACATTGGATCTGCTGCAAAAGAAGGTGAATTCATTATTGGATGAGAATAAAACCCTTAAGCATGAGGCCACACAATTGGCCCATCAAACGGACGAGGTGGAGGAGCATGAACGTAAATTGATGGCCGATATTGGGGCCCAATTGAATGACGCCAATTCGCAGTATGATAATTTAAGTTTAGATTTAGAGCGGCAAATGGAGGAGAATCGTTTGCAGCATGAGCAAATTGTTAATCTAACGGCCCGTCTGCGGGAGGCTGAGATGCGTTTGCATCAATTAACGGAGGACAATGAAGGGCATTTGTCCATGCTGCACATCACCAAGGAGACACAAAATGCATTGGCATTGGAATTGGTGGAGTTTAAGCAACGCTATGAAGAAGTCTTGGCCCTGCTTCACTCAGCTCAAGATCAATTGAAGCAACAGCGAAAGCGTAGTCAACCACAAGTTAGAAGTTCATTCATGGGAGGATTGGGTACAAGTATGGCTGGCCCTGGCATGGGCGGTGCTATGATGCAGCTGCAGCCTGATTCCCTGCAATGTGAATTGATGCAATCGTCAATGTACTCGGAGAATAGTCTGGATTCGGGCATCAGTGGTGATAGCCAACGATCGGCAGATCGTATAGGACGCATGATGATGCAGTTGCAAGGCGGTGGAGCAATGGGTGGCACCACCAGTAGTATTTATGCTGGCTCTGGCATTGTTCCTCCCTATAAACGTGTCTTTGATACGGTGCGTTGTGCCAGCAAGAGTGGCAACTATATGGATAGTGGCAATGTGTCCATGACGCAATTGGGTGCCATGTCAATGAGTAGTTCATCGGGACCACGCATGGCATCAATGGCATATCCGGCTGGCTCTTATTATCGCGGCAGTAGTGGAGGCGGTGGCGGCAGTCTTGGTGTGAAAACTCTATCCAATGAGAGTTTGAATTCACAATCCGATGATGGTTATCCAGCACAACCGTCGGGTGTACCCGGTGCTCCAGGAGCCAAAGAATTGGAAGCAGCTCTAAAGCGTCTAACGCCTGCTGAAGTTTTGGCACGTCGAGCTATGCTCTCCTATGCTCCGGCTGGCACTTATAACTATGATGAGCCCCTGGCTCAAGgtggagcaggagcaggagctcCTCCAATGGGTGTGCGTACACCTGATAGCATTATGTCTACTGGTTCCTCTGGCATGTCTGCTGGATCTTCACTAAATCACATGTCCGCCTCAATGACTTCAtcgcaacagcagcagcaacatcattcGTGGCGTCTTCCagaaaaattgcaaattgtcAAACCCATGGAAGGCTCCCAGACCCTGCATCATTGGTCCCGTTTGGCAACACCCACACTAAGTGGCCTTTTAGATGAACGTCCCGGTGTCACCATACGCGGTGGACGCGGTCTCGATGAACTGGGCATGCAATTCTATACGCTCTCCGATGTCGAGGAGGATATCAATGAGGATCTGTTGCCATGCAAACAGTTTGAGGCCCCAGGCGGTTGCACCACATATACCTATACCACCAGCATGGTAATGCATCCCGATGATGGTTTTGTCAATGATCTGTCATTCTTGTCCCAATCACAAATGTCCTCGCGCATGGCTTCCACATCGACATCAAGACAACCAAG TGCTCCAGCTACGCCTCGTGCGGGACTGTCACGCAAGAATTCCTGCTCTACATTCTCGGTCAATTTGGGCTTGGCTGGTATGCTAAATGAGCGTGGCATCAAGGCAGTTACACCCAGTGCCCTGAATACGCCCGCTGGACCCAATTATTCGCCCACTGTTACGCCCTGCAATAGTCCCGAAGGTTCTCCACCGCGTGGACAATCACCAGAACCTCTATTTGGTTTGCTCTCATCGGGGGCCGATCTTATACGACGCAAACTGGTGGGCagtgatcatcatcatcatcagcagcagcagcaccatcaGGCGCGAAGCAGCCTAagcaagcaacaacaacaaaaggtgATGCTCTCCCATTTAGAGAGACGAGCATTGAGATCATTGAATCTTATCGAGAAAGTAGAGAGCATTGGACTGGAGAACATAATCAGCGCACAGCGTGGTGGCCGTGGCATGGGCATAGCGAATCGCAGTAGTTCCCCATTGAGCCAATGTGGCAGTGCTAGTGGAAGCAGCATAACCAGTGGCGGTGGCAGTAGCCTCCAAAGTTTGCATACGAGCAGTAAAAGCATTGTGGATGATATACACTTTGATCGTGCACAAATTAAAGGTGTCTTGCATCGTGGTCTAAAGTCACCCACTCCTGCATCAGCTAGCCAACCACCAGCAGCCACAACGGCAAGCAGCAGCACTAGCGCCTACAATAGTGATGATAGTGATGATCAGGGTTTAATGATGAAGCCAACCGCCAAATcgacaccaacaacaacaacatcaacaacaacgaaaaaccCCGCACAAAATGGTAGTCAAGTGGGAGGAGGAGCAACGTCATCGGCCAGTGAGACACGAGTAAAGCAAATGCAGAGACAAAAATCCCGCAGACATTTGAAAAATGGCATGGCTAATCAGAGACCCGATTTGGGTACCATAGCtggaggaggagcagcaggAGGTAGTGGTGGAGGTCGTGTACGACCTGATTTGGGCAAGGTATCAACAGATCACCCAACCGATCGTCGTGAGGGGTCTACTACaaaatcatcatcagcatcatcagaTCCATCAGCAGAGTCAATGGCGGCACCGCAAAGCATTACACAATCATTTGTAGGTTCAGTTAGTTCCTTGTTGTTTGGTCGCAAGGGGGGTTGGTTGTAA